One Sus scrofa isolate TJ Tabasco breed Duroc chromosome 1, Sscrofa11.1, whole genome shotgun sequence DNA segment encodes these proteins:
- the LRRC19 gene encoding leucine-rich repeat-containing protein 19 produces MKTISITILFWLLSILLLSDESQTSKIEVTYNYTAKNYTLIPENINKDVTILDLSYNQITLNITDTRVLQTYFLLTELYLIENNVIILHNNSFGKLSNLEILNICRNSIHIIQHNAFIGLNKLKQLHLCQNKILQLNSDIFIPLKNLILLNLQGNLISYFDVPQLFHLEFIILYGNPWNCSCSLLSLQNWLNTSNVTLENENITMCSYPDILNRYNIKMVPYEANCYSKFPSPITADLYHFQSVRDSTFNSSLNNLTSNSEHESHGKSWTLLIGVVVTVLVTSLLISIAIKCPVWYNFLLSYNHHRLEEHEAETYEDSFTGNPSSPSQIQDTNSEETTVIFEQLHSFVVDDDGFIEDKYIDTHELHEEN; encoded by the exons ATGAAAACCATAAGCATCACAATATTGTTTTGGCTGCTCTCCATCCTATTATTATCAGATGAAAGCCAGACTTCTAAAATA gaAGTCACGTATAATTACACTGCAAAGAATTATACTTTGATTCcagagaatatcaataaagatGTTACTATACTTGATCTCAGTTATAATCAAATTACTCTGAATATTACAGACACAAGGGTTCTACAGACTTATTTTTTACTCACTGAGCTCTATTTGATTGAGAATAATGTCATTATCTTACATAATAATAGTTTTGGTAAACTCTCCAATCTAGAAAtcttaaatatttgtagaaaCTCCATCCACATAATTCAACATAATGCCTTTATAGGcttaaataaactaaaacagTTACATCTctgccaaaacaaaatattacaacTGAATTCTGATATATTTATACCTCTAAAAAACCTGATACTACTGAATCTGCAAGGCAATTTGATAAGCTATTTTGATGTACCACAACTGTTTCATCTggaattcataattttatatgGAAATCCATGGAACTGCTCTTGTAGTCTACTGAGTTTGCAAAACTGGTTGAATACATCAAATGTGACACTAG aaaatgaaaacatcaccATGTGTAGCTATCCAGATATCCTGAACCGCTACAATATCAAAATGGTACCTTACGAGGCTAACTGCTACTCAAAATTTCCTTCACCTATAACTGCAGACCTTTATCATTTTCAGTCCGTTAGAGATTCAACATTTAATAGCTCTTTGAACAACTTAACAAGTAATTCAG AACATGAATCTCATGGAAAAAGCTGGACTCTTCTTATTGGTGTTGTAGTCACTGTACTGGTGACTTCACTCCTCATTTCGATTGCTATCAAGTGTCCCGTATGGTACAATTTTCTGCTTAGTTATAATCATCATCGCCTGGAAGAACATGAAGCAGAAACCTATGAAGACAGTTTTACTGGAAATCCAAGTTCTCCTTCACAGATACAAGATACAAACTCTGAAGAAACTACAGTAATATTTGAACAACTGCACTCATTTGTGGTAGATGATGATGGGTTTATTGAAGACAAATATATAGATACTCATGAATTacatgaagaaaattaa